The following proteins come from a genomic window of Sander vitreus isolate 19-12246 chromosome 14, sanVit1, whole genome shotgun sequence:
- the hus1 gene encoding checkpoint protein HUS1 isoform X1: MKFRGKIIDIACLNHFTRVITTISKLTKTCVLRLTPDNLFFVLSGKVANGGVSMWCELSQPNFFDEYQMEGVSPEDNEICLEVTPENLSRALKTIQNAKAVKVKLTKKHCPCLTIAAELPTLSSISRVVTHDVPVDVIPRRLWNEFKEPSMPDFDVSIYLPPLKTLKNIVDRMKNLSNFLVMEANLNGEMNLKIETDLVSVTTHFKDLGNPPWGDDASQDGGPSQSRDPEAMAQARVDIRKLQQFLMGQQVNPSKAMCNIVHERVVHLILLHEDVSLQYFIPAVA; the protein is encoded by the exons GAGTCATCACCACCATCTCCAAGCTGACCAAGACGTGCGTCCTGCGTCTGACTCCAGACAACCTCTTCTTCGTCCTGTCCGGTAAAGTTGCCAACGGAGGCGTCAGCATGTGGTGTGAACTGTCCCAG CCCAACTTCTTCGATGAGTACCAGATGGAGGGCGTGTCCCCTGAGGACAACGAGATCTGCCTGGAGGTGACTCCAGAGAACCTGTCCAGAGCGCTGAAGACCATCCAGAACGCCAAGGCCGTCAAGGTTAAACTGACCAAGAAGCACTGCCCCTGCCTCACCATCGCCGCCGAGCTG CCCACCCTCTCCAGCATCAGCCGAGTCGTCACCCACGACGTCCCGGTCGACGTCATCCCCCGCAGACTCTGGAACGAATTCAAAGAGCCGAGCATGCCCGACTTCGAC GTCAGTATCTACCTGCCTCCTCTGAAGACTTTGAAGAACATCGTGGACAGAATGAAGAACCTCTCCAACTTCCTG gtgatGGAGGCCAACCTGAACGGAGAGATGAACCTGAAGATCGAGACAGATCTGGTTTCTGTCACCACTCACTTCAAAGACCTGGGCAACCCTCCGTGGG GTGACGACGCCTCCCAGGACGGCGGCCCGTCTCAGAGCAGGGACCCGGAGGCCATggcccaggccagggtggacaTCAGGAAGCTGCAGCAGTTCCTCATGGGTCAGCAGGTCAACCCCAGCAAGGCCATGTGCA ATATCGTCCATGAGAGGGTCGTCCACCTGATTCTGCTGCATGAAGACGTGTCGCTGCAGTATTTCATCCCCGCTGTGGCGTAG
- the hus1 gene encoding checkpoint protein HUS1 isoform X2, producing the protein MKFRGKIIDIACLNHFTRVITTISKLTKTCVLRLTPDNLFFVLSGKVANGGVSMWCELSQPNFFDEYQMEGVSPEDNEICLEVTPENLSRALKTIQNAKAVKVKLTKKHCPCLTIAAELPTLSSISRVVTHDVPVDVIPRRLWNEFKEPSMPDFDVMEANLNGEMNLKIETDLVSVTTHFKDLGNPPWGDDASQDGGPSQSRDPEAMAQARVDIRKLQQFLMGQQVNPSKAMCNIVHERVVHLILLHEDVSLQYFIPAVA; encoded by the exons GAGTCATCACCACCATCTCCAAGCTGACCAAGACGTGCGTCCTGCGTCTGACTCCAGACAACCTCTTCTTCGTCCTGTCCGGTAAAGTTGCCAACGGAGGCGTCAGCATGTGGTGTGAACTGTCCCAG CCCAACTTCTTCGATGAGTACCAGATGGAGGGCGTGTCCCCTGAGGACAACGAGATCTGCCTGGAGGTGACTCCAGAGAACCTGTCCAGAGCGCTGAAGACCATCCAGAACGCCAAGGCCGTCAAGGTTAAACTGACCAAGAAGCACTGCCCCTGCCTCACCATCGCCGCCGAGCTG CCCACCCTCTCCAGCATCAGCCGAGTCGTCACCCACGACGTCCCGGTCGACGTCATCCCCCGCAGACTCTGGAACGAATTCAAAGAGCCGAGCATGCCCGACTTCGAC gtgatGGAGGCCAACCTGAACGGAGAGATGAACCTGAAGATCGAGACAGATCTGGTTTCTGTCACCACTCACTTCAAAGACCTGGGCAACCCTCCGTGGG GTGACGACGCCTCCCAGGACGGCGGCCCGTCTCAGAGCAGGGACCCGGAGGCCATggcccaggccagggtggacaTCAGGAAGCTGCAGCAGTTCCTCATGGGTCAGCAGGTCAACCCCAGCAAGGCCATGTGCA ATATCGTCCATGAGAGGGTCGTCCACCTGATTCTGCTGCATGAAGACGTGTCGCTGCAGTATTTCATCCCCGCTGTGGCGTAG